One part of the Clarias gariepinus isolate MV-2021 ecotype Netherlands chromosome 24, CGAR_prim_01v2, whole genome shotgun sequence genome encodes these proteins:
- the yipf6 gene encoding protein YIPF6 has product MAEADELNKPLFAGLSDVSIADDIPVEGEINVPMSSLSANDEISTLDEPVKDTILRDLKAVGQKFVHVMYPKKSSALLRDWDLWGPLLLCVALALMLQGGTADSKDDGGPQFAEVFVIVWFGSIIITVNSKLLGGTISFFQSLCVLGYCILPLTAAMLVCRLVLLSSNGLLSFIVRLVVVTASFGWSTFASTAFLADSQPPNRKALVVYPVFLFYFVIGWMILTFSPS; this is encoded by the exons ATGGCGGAAGCGGACGAGTTAAATAAACCCCTG ttcgcAGGGTTATCAGATGTCTCCATAGCAGACGATATCCCGGTGGAGGGTGAGATCAACGTGCCGATGAGCTCCCTGAGTGCCAACGATGAAATCTCAACTCTGGATGAACCTGTGAAGGACACTATA ctgagGGATTTGAAGGCGGTAGGTCAGAAGTTTGTGCACGTGATGTATCCAAAGAAGAGCTCCGCTTTACTGCGAGACT GGGATTTGTGGGGACCTTTGCTGCTGTGTGTCGCCCTGGCTTT gatgcTGCAGGGTGGGACTGCAGACAGTAAGGACGACGGCGGTCCTCAGTTTGCTGAAGTCTTTGTTATCGTCTGGTTCGGTTCCATCATCATCACAGTCAACTCCAAACTTCTGGGAGGAACCAT ctcatTCTTCCAGAGCCTGTGTGTGTTGGGTTACTGTATCCTCCCCTTGACGGCGGCCATGTTGGTTTGTCGTCTCGTCCTGCTCAGCTCCAACGGACTGCTCAGCTTCATCGTTCGACTCGTGGTCGTCACCGCCTCCTTCGGCTGGTCAACCTTCG CCTCCACAGCGTTCCTCGCCGACAGCCAGCCACCCAATCGTAAAGCTCTGGTTGTTTACCCCGTCTTCCTCTTCTACTTCGTGATTGGCTGGATGATCCTGACCTTCTCTCCGTCGTaa